A window of the Trichoderma asperellum chromosome 6, complete sequence genome harbors these coding sequences:
- a CDS encoding uncharacterized protein (EggNog:ENOG41~SECRETED:SignalP(1-19)~antiSMASH:Cluster_6.8): MAKIAKILASALALAGSSAATWPPNAKDCSTTAAAAAAAATPDGFPSPNAEQLKSISKQADGSLSNAPPPATLAASTLQSLQAIAVNEEFEVAYFRNLLANVTLGVPGYESWKNYDKNELEKILKVVIAQEELHAINALNALNKFKKLAPLPCKYQFPVTNIHDAVAVAAVFTSFVMGTLQDVSQGAATAGDAGIVRGVASIIGQEGEQNGFYRTFLGAVPSEKPFLTTNVGPFAYSFVNNNFIVPGSCPYDVNAFGIPIFTQLKVEGQSVALAAKPEDQIFHFSADLSTVQAASKYSNGDSAGLFITYFSGQLLPISVPVQNFKWNGGKVTFQAAFPFEENIMFGLSVAALTVGNNFANPDAVPAATLAAPALINVNDEF, translated from the exons ATGGCTAAGATCGCCAAGATTCTCGCTTCCGCACTGGCGTTGGCCGGATCTTCTGCCGCAACATGGCCTCCCAATGCCAAGGACTGCTCCACCAccgctgcagctgccgccgccgctgcaaCTCCCGACGGCTTTCCTTCACCGAATGCAGAGCAGCTCAAGTCCATTTCTAAACAGGCCGATGGCTCACTCTCAAACGCACCTCCGCCAGCCACACTTGCCGCCAGCACGCTGCAGTCTCTACAGGCCATTGCTGTCAACGAGGAGTTCGAGGTTGCCTACTTCCGAAATCTCCTTGCCAACGTCACACTCGGCGTGCCGGGCTATGAATCTTGGAAAAACTATGACAAGAATGAGCTGGAAAAGATCCTGAAGGTTGTCATTGCT CAAGAGGAGCTTCATGCAATCAACGCGCTCAACGCCCTGAACAAGTTCAAAAAGCTTGCCCCCCTGCCTTGCAAATACCAATTCCCCGTCACCAACATCCATGACGCCGTTGCTGTTGCCGCAGTTTTCACTTCTTTCGTCATGGGAACTCTCCAAGACGTCAGCCAGGGCGCCGCCACAGCTGGAGACGCTGGTATTGTTCGAGGTGTAGCATCGATCATTGGCCAGGAGGGTGAGCAGAACGGATTCTATCGAACTTTCCTCGGTGCCGTGCCCTCTGAAAAGCCATTCTTGACCACCAACGTCGGCCCTTTTGCTTACTCATTTGTCAACAACAACTTTATTGTCCCAGGCTCTTGCCCATACGACGTCAACGCTTTCGGCATCCCCATCTTCACCCAGCTCAAGGTCGAGGGTCAAAGCGTTGCCCTAGCCGCCAAACCAGAGGACCAAATCTTCCATTTCAGCGCCGATCTTAGCACTGTCCAGGCCGCCTCCAAGTACAGCAACGGCGACAGCGCtggcctcttcatcacctaCTTCAGCGGCCAGCTGCTCCCCATCAGTGTGCCCGTCCAGAACTTCAAGTGGAACGGCGGCAAGGTCACTTTCCAGGCTGCCTTCCCCTTCGAGGAAAACATCATGTTCGGCCTGTCTGTTGCTGCCTTGACTGTCGGAAACAACTTTGCCAACCCCGATGCTGTTCCTGCTGCGACGCTCGCTGCCCCAGCTCTCATCAACGTGAACGATGAGTTTTAA
- a CDS encoding uncharacterized protein (EggNog:ENOG41~antiSMASH:Cluster_6.8~TransMembrane:2 (o383-401i452-476o)): protein MKKSIACGACRTSKRRCIHSGGPPCIRCKERGDECIFPPKGTSFIFRRSRLERQARAAPNASISADGNIAASILSTPTVAQNSSAEDPDEHPKINLWETDPLDYVTDEVKESYLRCSYKWSFHHIPTFFAAIRNKVLDRSVAWAMLAITVRFSQKPPEGFSSQIQTSNYFAAHTRSLILPSIDEPSLQRIQVLLMLTGHSWGSGEGRRAWVYLGMAVRMAQIMGLFDDPPVVAQSKEEFIHGEERRRTAWTCFLMDSLLSGGKGRERLLAADSMHIQLPCDSGNFIFGEPVLCPHIDGFRSDGNPHIPLGKLGIVAYSMRVADVWGAVAKWSCSSHPNNTPPWQPESELQRLLVRLNAWRESLPPRLRYDLSLLHAHSVQNQGQAYCYMHCIYFMSVIFLYRSYLPELEMHEEAELENGDRKQWTIFSSRELAKVADQVCEMLQEIRGFGLFFLRGLVPWIGFTIYTAVGTLLYFWHFPHVSEGDPQIESWRQRIIDGCVFLKDMRQAWPMADTWRETIKAMHIFYSNSKSKGNQAMSPSARREMRNAIIDYGALQPSPVHPADSGSEEDVAITSEQEETTTTTTTTHDINTNETELVSHEFGVASFADATQGFWEGYPGNVEVSGW, encoded by the exons ATGAAGAAATCAATTGCCTGCGGCGCATGTCGGACTTCGAAAAGAAGA TGTATCCATTCCGGTGGGCCGCCGTGTATCCGctgcaaagagagaggagatgAGTGCATCTTCCCTCCCAAGGGAACCTCGTTCATCTTTCGGCGCTCGCGACTTGAGCGTCAGGCGCGTGCCGCACCTAATGCGTCTATATCAGCAGACGGCAACATTGCAGCCTCAATTTTATCTACCCCGACGGTAGCTCAGAATAGCAGCGCTGAGGACCCCGATGAGCATCCCAAGATCAACCTGTGGGAGACGGACCCGTTGGATTACGTGACGGATGAGGTGAAAGAGAGCTATCTGAGATGTTCCTATAAATGGTCGTTTCATCACATTCCTACTTTCTTCGCCGCAATCCGCAACAAGGTGCTGGATCGGTCTGTTGCGTGGGCGATGCTGGCTATTACAGTGAG ATTTTCTCAAAAACCACCAGAGGGATTCTCTAGTCAGATTCAGACTAGCAACTATTTCGCCGCACATACGAGATCGCTCATCCTTCCATCAATCGATGAGCCGAGCCTGCAGCGGATCCAAGTTCTTCTCATGCTCACAGGCCATTCATGGGGCTCGGGTGAGGGGAGACGCGCATGGGTCTACCTTGGGATGGCCGTGAGAATGGCTCAAATCATGGGCTTATTCGACGATCCTCCGGTCGTGGCCCAGTCCAAAGAAGAGTTCATTCACGGAGAGGAACGGCGGCGTACCGCATGGACGTGTTTCCTCATGGACAGCCTGTTAAGCGGCGGTAAGGGCCGTGAGCGGTTACTTGCTGCAGACAGCATGCACATTCAACTGCCGTGCGACTCAGGCAACTTTATATTTGGCGAACCTGTCCTATGTCCCCATATTGACGGTTTCCGATCCGATGGCAATCCTCATATCCCTCTCGGCAAACTCGGTATCGTCGCGTACAGCATGAGAGTCGCCGACGTCTGGGGTGCTGTTGCCAAGTGGTCCTGCTCTTCGCATCCAAATAATACGCCTCCGTGGCAACCAGAGTCAGAACTCCAGCGTTTATTAGTTCGCTTAAACGCCTGGAGGGAATCACTGCCTCCACGCCTGAGATATGACTTATCATTATTGCATGCTCACAGCGTCCAGAATCAAGGACAAGCGTATTGCTACATGCATTGTATTTATTTCATGTCTGTTATATTCCTTTACCGATCTTACCTGCCGGAACTAGAAATGCACGAAGAGGCGGAGTTGGAGAACGGCGATAGGAAGCAGTggactatattttcttccaGAGAGCTTGCAAAGGTTGCCGACCAGGTGTGCGAAATGCTTCAAGAGATTCGTGGGTTTGGTTTATTCTTCCTACGTGGCTTGGTTCCATGGATAGGCTTCACTATCTATACAGCTGTCGGAACATTGCTGTACTTTTGGCATTTCCCTCACGTAAGCGAGGGCGACCCCCAAATCGAGAGCTGGCGACAGCGCATTATTGATGGATGCGTTTTCCTCAAAGATATGAGGCAAGCCTGGCCTATGGCTGATACCTGG CGCGAAACTATCAAAGCGATGCACatattttatagcaattCCAAGTCAAAGGGCAACCAGGCGATGAGTCCGAGTGCCAGACGAGAAATGCGAAATGCCATCATCGATTATGGCGCCTTGCAGCCTTCCCCTGTTCACCCTGCTGATAGTggaagcgaagaagatgtTGCA ATTACATCtgaacaagaagaaacaacaacaacaacaacaactacGCATGATATTAATACGAATGAGACCGAGCTTGTGTCTCATGAATTTGGCGTG GCGTCATTTGCAGATGCTACCCAAGGCTTCTGGGAAGGATACCCAGGAAATGTTGAGGTATCAGGATGGTAG
- a CDS encoding uncharacterized protein (antiSMASH:Cluster_6.8~SMCOG1294:Nitrilase/cyanide hydratase and apolipoprotein), producing MVATIRQYKAACVQAEPGWFNLEKCIQKTVKFILEAGEKGCKLIAFPEVWIPGYTYWGWRVNYQDSLPLLKDYFKNSLRPDSEEMSRIRAAARKAQIYVSLGYSEVEGHSLYIAQIIIDPNGNVINHRRKIKPTHVEKLVFGEGTGDSLNTVVETEIGNLGHLNCWENMNPFLKANAAAQYEEVHVAAWPVYPPASSLKYPDPYTNISEAQSELVTPAYAYETGTWTLAPSQVVTREGARLNLPKRLQNDEAAVDAEAAVIGNGFARIYRPDGFRAVEDPPKDFEGIFIVDIDLDETILTKRLADFGGHYMRPDLIRLLVDKTPKTYLVDANKPNPKEFPSSIQRLGLDKPLPEEE from the exons ATGGTTGCAACTATCCGCCAATACAAGGCTGCCTGTGTTCAGGCTGAACCAGGCTGGTTTAACTTGGAGAAGTGTATTCAAAAGACTGTAAAATTCATTCTTGAAGCTGGAGAAAAGGGATGTAAACTCATTGCTTTCCCTGAAGTTT GGATTCCTGG ATACACGTACTGGGGATGGCGTGTGAATTATCAAGATTCTCTGCCACTTCTCAAGGACTATTTCAAGAACAGTCTTCGTCCGGATTCCGAAGAGATGAGCCGCAttagagctgctgctcgcaaGGCCCAGATTTATGTCTCTTTGGGCTACTCTGAGGTTGAGGGCCACAGCCTTTACATTGCCCAGATCATCATTGACCCCAATGGCAACGTTATTAACCACCGCCGCAAGATTAAGCCCACACACGTTGAGAAGCTTGTTTTTGGTGAGGGCACTGGCGATTCCTTGAACACCGTTGTTGAGACTGAAATTGGGAACCTGGGTCACCTCAACTGCTGGGAAAAT ATGAACCCATTCCTCAAGGCGAACGCTGCTGCTCAATACGAGGAAGTTCATGTCGCCGCTTGGCCTGTCTACCCCCCTGCGTCTTCTCTGAAGTATCCCGACCCGTACACGAACATCTCGGAAGCCCAGTCTGAGCTCGTGACTCCTGCTTACGCCTATGAAACTGGCACATGGACGCTCGCCCCCAGCCAGGTCGTCACCAGAGAAGGTGCTCGTCTCAATCTGCCTAAGCGTCTCCAGAATGACGAAGCAGCCGTTGATGCAGAGGCTGCCGTCATCGGCAATGGATTCGCACGCATCTACCGACCGGACGGTTTCCGCGCCGTGGAAGATCCTCCCAAGGATTTTGAGGGAATCTTTATCGTCGATATCGATCTCGATGAGACTATTCTAACCAAGCGTCTCGCTGATTTT GGTGGACACTACATGCGACCTGATCTAATTCGCCTTCTAGTCGATAAGACACCAAAGACATACCTTGTCGATGCCAATAAACCCAACCCCAAAGAGTTCCCAAGCTCCATACAGCGCCTTGGACTGGACAAGCCTCTTCCGGAAGAAGAGTAA
- a CDS encoding uncharacterized protein (EggNog:ENOG41~antiSMASH:Cluster_6.8) translates to MDETLGGSVGAPVSKPSPQPQPSRKRRHSYTRVACDECQRRKTKCSGERPCKACRESNHNCLYDRTTRFRNRNRASNTVENDGSSMRTQNQGQAAPSSQPGQGHSHPAATNNVTPASTASTKANGLRSSDYYLQLAERLLTTTKPASTQKAKAQSQYGVPVTYFLEKLLIHRANNAPGNALAYVDNGRWLNIIALYEEEIGIQYPFLNLDELRRQITEGDVRNTKDDPSRQPAPPPGGKASRIQIENIAIHVLAIISIFADARTIEIANPWVEEIYAGTVARTQLDSTVNAADLCLLILATIFFFLSDREVLAWRGIGNVLRLLQENSSRNSGDLSLQDGGQIAAAGEMLYWCVYTLDRRWSFGTELPFAVHDTEIDRHPMLEGDSLSTCYVMSMVSYCRISSDVRKWLLEPITGSVSDMTRDFLDFRVVQWKRNLPSNLQYDTTKKYDPSRDNRGEYRICLLLHLRANQMRIIVHRTSANRLGSNSLDPSTVNVLADVSHDTIRTLVRLADETDIYHAQHKTFNHFLESALSSMLLVLGSINDDTNRASCLQDAFDAVELIQRLSLTSPVSQRLLERLHNIHEAMDNFRARGSRATSQISSSLDGTTSLVQSAYSPDRPTGLVRLDMEAGQGNSSRVNVPLARTSEQTLPIPTLSGRDMGERDQHQRGNLGYLEASQAMTSPPQPYPHTTSAGIPTLPSDLPHTRRVYEMPANILSMANDLPFMNFPELGQFLDENPVNFTF, encoded by the exons ATGGATGAAACGTTAGGCGGAAGCGTGGGAGCGCCGGTATCCAAGCCCTCgcctcagccgcagcccTCCAGAAAGAGGAGACACTCATATACGCGCGTTGCTTG CGACGAATGCCAGCGGCGCAAGACCAAATGCAGCGGAGAGCGCCCATGTAAGGCCTGCAGGGAGAGCAATCACAATTGCCTCTATGACCGTACTACGCGGTTTCGAAATCGCAATCGCGCTTC AAACACGGTAGAAAATGATGGCTCTTCTATGCGCACGCAGAACCAGGGGCAAgctgctccatcttctcaGCCTGGTCAAGGACATTCTCATCCAGCAGCCACTAATAATGTGACTCCTGCTTCCACTGCCTCTACCAAAGCCAATGGATTGCGGAGCTCAGATTACTATCTACAGCTTGCGGAGAGGTTGTTGACCACGACGAAGCCTGCATCCACccaaaaggcaaaagctCAAAGCCAATATGGGGTGCCCGTGACGTATTttctggagaagctgcttaTCCATAGAGCGAACAACGCTCCTGGAAACGCATTGGCTTATGTCGATAATGGCCGGTGGCTTAATATCATTGCACTCTATGAGGAAGAGATTGGCATACAGTATCCCTTCCTCAACCTCGATGAGCTGAGGCGCCAAATCACAGAGGGCGACGTGAGGAACACGAAAGATGATCCATCGCGACAGCCGGCGCCGCCTCCTGGTGGCAAAGCCAGCCGTATTCAAATCGAGAATATTGCAATCCATGTCTTGGCTATTATATCCATTTTCGCAGATGCCCGGACCATCGAAATAGCAAACCCTTGGGTTGAAGAAATCTATGCAGGAACAGTGGCAAGGACTCAGCTCGATAGCACTGTCAATGCCGCCGATTTGTGCCTCCTCATACTCGCC actatatttttcttcctcaGCGATCGGGAAGTTCTTGCCTGGAGAGGCATTGGCAATGTTTTGCGATTACTTCAGGAAAATAGTTCTCGAAACTCTGGAGACCTGAGTCTTCAGGACGGGGGCCAgattgctgcagctggtgaGATGCTATACTGGTGTGTCTACACGCTTGACCGGCGTTGGAGCTTCGGCACAGAGCTGCCATTTGCAGTACACGATACCGAGATTGACCGCCATCCTATGCTGGAG GGCGACTCACTTTCTACATGCTACGTTATGAGTATGGTCTCATATTGCCGAATTTCATCAGATGTAAGGAAATGGCTGCTGGAACCGATAACTGGCTCCGTGTCTGATATGACACGCGATTTTCTTGACTTTCGTGTTGTTCAGTGGAAGCGTAACTTACCGTCTAATCTCCAATACGATACCACCAAGAAATATGATCCTTCAAGAGACAACCGTGGGGAGTATAGGATCTGCTTACTCCTTCATCTAAGGGCAAACCAAATGAGAATTATTGTACACAGGACATCGGCAAACCGGCTCGGATCGAATAGTCTTGATCCATCCACAGTTAATGTTCTAGCTGATGTTTCCCATGATACCATTCGAACTCTAGTCCGCTTGGCCGATGAGACGGACATTTATCATGCACAGCACAAAACGTTCAACCACTTTCTCGAATCTGCTCTTTCATCAATGCTGCTTGTGCTGGGTAGTATTAACGACGACACAAACCGAGCCTCGTGCCTCCAAGATGCGTTTGACGCTGTAGAGCTAATCCAGCGACTTTCATTAACATCACCTGTCTCCCAACGTCTTCTAGAGCGGTTACATAACATTCATGAGGCCATGGATAACTTTCGCGCTCGAGGTAGCAGGGCTACGTCGCAAATTTCATCGAGTCTCGACGGAACCACATCACTAGTACAATCCGCATACAGTCCTGACCGGCCGACAGGGCTTGTGCGGCTGGATATGGAGGCAGGTCAAGGCAATAGTTCTAGAGTGAACGTCCCATTGGCAAGAACTTCTGAGCAGACACTCCCAATTCCCACGTTATCCGGGCGAGATATGGGCGAAAGAGATCAACATCAGCGCGGTAACCTAGGGTATTTAGAAGCCAGCCAAGCAATGACCTCGCCACCGCAGCCGTACCCTCACACAACATCTGCTGGTATTCCCACTCTTCCATCAGATCTACCGCATACAAGACGTGTATATGAAATGCCGGCAAATATCCTTAGTATGGCCAATGACTTGCCCTTTATGAACTTTCCCGAGCTGGGGCAATTTTTGGATGAAAACCCAGTCAACTTTACATTTTAG
- a CDS encoding uncharacterized protein (EggNog:ENOG41~TransMembrane:2 (i113-134o140-158i)~antiSMASH:Cluster_6.8), producing the protein MIGRLAQAIRSPDGRHLPPDHREELGFPPDNEQAGRETGSNDKRITITGTDHNALIPTNDKLLAFRSLTGIDTVPALSSTGHARRAAPNIGLYSRVVQAEQKAAHNYRIFHSLINFCLGAQIVVAAALTAIGAANGSRHAVTGLGAMNTIMAGILTYLKGSGLPDRFKAHENQWREIREFIEQRERELCLLDCPLDAQEEVAIVEEMYNQAKAELDAKPFEIRSHFGGSHQSQQKTHDSSIRSVVHRAAVKVAQSTDALSTPTPPPASSK; encoded by the coding sequence ATGATTGGAAGACTTGCTCAAGCAATCCGCTCTCCCGATGGCAGACATCTTCCACCAGATCACAGAGAGGAGCTGGGATTCCCTCCCGATAATGAGCAGGCAGGACGAGAGACAGGCAGCAATGACAAACGGATTACAATAACGGGAACCGATCACAATGCGCTAATTCCAACAAACGATAAGCTCCTTGCTTTTCGTTCCCTGACAGGCATCGACACTGTCCCTGCATTGTCAAGCACTGGCCATGCCAGGCGCGCTGCACCCAACATTGGCCTGTACTCCAGGGTCGTACAAGCTGAGCAGAAGGCAGCTCATAACTACCGCATCTTCCACAGCCTAATTAATTTTTGCCTTGGGGCTCAAATTGTCGTCGCAGCGGCGTTGACTGCAATTGGAGCAGCGAACGGCTCTCGTCACGCAGTTACCGGACTAGGTGCCATGAACACAATCATGGCGGGCATATTGACGTACCTCAAGGGCTCTGGCCTCCCTGATCGCTTCAAAGCTCACGAGAACCAATGGAGAGAGATTCGTGAATTTATTGagcagcgagagcgagaacTCTGTTTACTAGACTGCCCTCTCGACgcacaagaagaagttgCCATCGTGGAGGAAATGTACAATCAAGCCAAAGCTGAGCTAGATGCGAAACCGTTTGAAATCCGTTCGCATTTTGGAGGGAGCCACCAGTCTCAACAAAAGACACATGATAGTTCGATAAGGTCCGTAGTGCATAGAGCAGCTGTCAAAGTTGCTCAATCTACGGATGCACTGTCCacgccaacaccaccaccggcaAGCAGCAAATAA
- a CDS encoding uncharacterized protein (SMCOG1092:hypothetical protein~antiSMASH:Cluster_6.8): protein MSFVDAIVIGAGFGGLYNLLKLKELGLSVRGFDKAPEIGGTWYWSQYPGATSDSASEIYRFRFNKDLLQTDEWPNHYVSQQGSLQYLKNIAKLYDLEKDIQLNTKLISASFDSASSIWTATFDNGEVWKSTYLILAVGCFHTPNYPKITGLDKFKGPVYHTAVWTEQYDLKNKRVGIIGNGSSGAQILVNIADDVKQVISFQRSAQYVAPHPNKPVSAEYRANVNKNYDEIWKMVDNHPTAMPLEHQATPAMSVSPEERERIWEDIWNKKSGFSYMYGVFGDIHSSEEANKELCKFFNKKIAQIVEDPEKVKKLTPNELYGKRPVTLSNYYETFNKKNVDIVNYQHTPFVEVTENGIRTTEKLHELDVIILATGFEVVDGSYATIDISGRNETLSQQWARDGVSSYLSIGDTGFPNMFFIAGPQSPLGNMPPMIETQGTFISGMIAKAEKLKKENGGKPVLIEADTEAKKGWMDLCRQIANGSLFRNVKSYIFGNNGPRGEDNPGIFWLAGYTNYRKAVLEAAEKDYAGFKFSS, encoded by the exons aTGTCATTTGTTGATGCAATTGTTATTGGGGCTGGTTTTGGTGGACTTTATAACCTCTTAAAGCTCAAGGAGCTTGGGCTTTCAGTCAGAGGCTTTGATAAGGCTCCCGAAATTGGCGGTACATGGTACTGGAGCCAATACCCCGGCGCGACGAGCGATTCTGCCAGCGAGATTTATAGATTCCGCTTCAATAAGGATCTATTACAGACAGACGAATGGCCGAACCACTATGTGTCACAACAAGGGAGCCTGCAATACTTGAAAAACATAGCGAAGCTGTATGACCTGGAGAAGGATATTCAACTTAATACTAAACTGATATCGGCTTCTTTCGACTCAGCATCGTCTATATGGACCGCCACATTTGACAATGGTGAGGTTTGGAAATCTACATACTTGATTTTGGCTGTAGGGTGTTTCCACACGCCTAATTATCCTAAGATTACTGGCCTTGATAAATTCAAGGGTCCAGTGTACCACACAGC TGTATGGACTGAGCAATATGAtcttaagaataaaagagtTGGTATTATTGGTAATGGGTCTTCTGGCGCGCAAATTTTGGTAAACATCGCAGATGATGTAAAGCAGGTAATTTCTTTCCAGCGCTCAGCACAGTACGTTGCTCCCCACCCAAACAAGCCTGTATCGGCCGAGTATAGAGCAAACGTCAACAAAAATTATGATGAAATCTGGAAAATGGTTGATAATCATCCTACTGCAATGCCCTTGGAGCATCAGGCGACTCCAGCCATGAGCGTTAGCCCAGAAGAACGGGAACGTATCTGGGAAGACATCTGGAATAAGAAGAGTGGCTTCAGCTATATGTATGGAGTCTTTGGCGATATTCACTCTAGTGAAGAGGCAAACAAAGAACTTTGCAAGTTCTTCAACAAGAAAATTGCTCAGATTGTGGAGGACCCGGAGAAAGTTAAAAAGCTGACGCCAAATGAACTCTATGGCAAACGACCGGTTACACTCTCTAATTACTATGAGACATTCAACAAGAAGAATGTTGATATCGTTAACTACCAACATACCCCTTTTGTAGAAGTTACTGAAAACGGTATCCGAACCACCGAGAAGCTGCATGAGCTAGATGTCATTATCTTGGCGACCGGTTTTGAGGTCGTGGATGGCAGCTACGCAACCATCGACATTAGTGGCCGTAATGAAACCTTGAGCCAGCAGTGGGCTCGAGACGGTGTGTCTTCTTACTTATCGATCGGCGATACGGGATTCCCCAACATGTTTTTTATCGCAGGCCCGCAATCGCCGCTCGGCAATATGCCACCGATGATCGAGACACAAGGTACTTTTATCAGTGGGATGATagccaaggccgagaagttgaagaaagaaaatggagGCAAGCCGGTTCTCATTGAAGCTGATACAGAAGCTAAGAAGGGGTGGATGGATCTTTGCCGCCAGATTGCAAACGGTAGCTTGTTCAGAAATGTCAAATCTTACATCTTCGGCAATAATGGCCcaagaggagaagacaaTCCTGGAATTTTCTGGCTTGCGGGTTACACCAACTACCGAAAAGCTGTGCTAGAGGCGGCAGAAAAGGACTATGCTGGGTTCAAATTCTCATCTTGA